A genomic window from Luteolibacter sp. LG18 includes:
- a CDS encoding trypsin-like peptidase domain-containing protein, translating to MKHPFHWSSLAGVLSFLAPLGASAVVIASGDGSGNTSAPPDDPGFANVGAVNGASAVYLGNGWVMTAAHVAGSLPATVNFGGTNYATQAGTFQQLTNHGTGGMTVSTDIVLFRLSTDPGLATLDIGSSSPTVGNPLILIGDGRDRATGVTYWDVDTGPDPWVWTELPDSTGANAAGFKELGTQTIRWGENQVEAVGVDADAGFGTVRSFVTTFDDPGLTHEAQAAVGDSGGAVFYKDGSTWKLVGMFNAVGTYSGQPANTAVIGDATYIADLSFYRNDILTITGIPEPGTACLALAGVGLMLRRRR from the coding sequence ATGAAACACCCTTTTCACTGGTCATCCCTTGCCGGTGTTCTGTCGTTTTTGGCTCCGCTGGGGGCCTCCGCGGTCGTGATCGCCAGCGGCGACGGTTCAGGAAACACATCCGCGCCGCCCGACGATCCGGGTTTCGCGAATGTTGGCGCCGTCAACGGGGCCTCCGCGGTCTATCTTGGCAATGGTTGGGTGATGACCGCCGCCCACGTCGCCGGTTCGCTGCCCGCGACCGTGAACTTCGGAGGCACCAACTACGCCACCCAGGCCGGAACGTTCCAACAACTCACCAACCACGGCACCGGCGGCATGACGGTGAGCACGGACATTGTCCTGTTCCGGCTCTCCACCGATCCGGGGCTGGCGACCTTGGACATTGGTTCCAGCTCCCCGACGGTGGGCAATCCGCTGATCCTGATCGGGGATGGGCGGGATCGCGCGACCGGAGTGACCTATTGGGACGTGGACACCGGCCCGGACCCGTGGGTTTGGACCGAACTGCCGGACTCCACCGGCGCGAACGCGGCCGGATTCAAGGAACTCGGCACCCAGACGATCCGCTGGGGGGAGAACCAGGTGGAGGCCGTTGGCGTCGATGCGGACGCGGGCTTCGGCACGGTGCGTTCGTTCGTCACCACCTTCGATGACCCGGGGCTCACCCACGAGGCGCAGGCGGCCGTCGGTGATTCCGGTGGAGCGGTGTTCTACAAGGACGGTTCCACCTGGAAACTGGTGGGGATGTTCAACGCGGTAGGGACCTACAGCGGCCAACCGGCAAACACGGCGGTCATCGGCGATGCCACCTACATCGCCGATCTCTCGTTCTATCGGAACGACATCCTCACGATCACCGGCATTCCGGAGCCTGGAACGGCCTGTCTCGCGCTGGCGGGTGTCGGCCTCATGCTGCGCCGACGGCGCTGA
- a CDS encoding 1-deoxy-D-xylulose-5-phosphate reductoisomerase, whose protein sequence is MSTSRKRVVLLGSTGSIGTSTLKVARELPERIEIVALAAATNVVKLAEQVRETGVKDVALHDATKEAELRALLPADVRIHTGDEGLITLATLSGADVVLIAIVGTAGLHPALAAIEAGKDLAVASKEILVMAGETITHAATKAGVHLLPVDSEHNAIFQCLDGHRGGEKEVSRLILTASGGPFRTWPSNQLASVTPAQALKHPTWDMGPKITIDSATLFNKGLEMIEARWLFGIGMERIDVVVHPQSIIHSMVEFVDGSVLAQLSRTDMCFPIQYALTWPDRVRGGLKPLDFPALAKLEFEAPRNDDFPALELARRAGLTGGTLPAVYNAANEVAVDAFRAGKLPFPGIWETVRRVMDEHVVDHEATLDAVIAADRWARTAASDAISAVGAA, encoded by the coding sequence ATGTCCACCTCCCGCAAACGCGTCGTCCTCCTCGGTTCCACCGGCTCCATCGGCACCTCCACCTTGAAGGTCGCCCGCGAGCTGCCGGAGCGCATTGAAATCGTCGCCCTCGCCGCCGCCACCAACGTGGTGAAGCTCGCCGAGCAGGTCCGCGAGACCGGCGTGAAGGACGTGGCCCTGCACGATGCCACGAAAGAAGCCGAGCTGCGCGCGCTGCTGCCCGCCGATGTCCGCATCCACACCGGCGATGAAGGCCTGATCACGCTTGCCACCCTCTCCGGCGCCGATGTCGTCCTCATCGCCATCGTCGGCACCGCCGGCCTTCATCCCGCGCTCGCCGCGATCGAGGCGGGCAAGGACCTCGCGGTGGCCAGCAAGGAGATCCTGGTGATGGCCGGTGAAACGATCACCCACGCCGCCACCAAGGCCGGTGTCCACCTGCTGCCGGTCGATAGCGAGCACAACGCCATCTTCCAGTGCCTCGATGGCCACCGCGGCGGCGAAAAGGAAGTCTCGCGCCTCATTCTAACCGCTTCCGGCGGCCCTTTCCGCACCTGGCCGTCCAACCAGCTCGCCTCGGTCACCCCGGCGCAGGCCCTCAAGCACCCGACATGGGACATGGGCCCGAAAATCACCATCGATTCCGCCACGCTCTTCAACAAGGGCCTGGAGATGATCGAGGCCCGCTGGCTCTTCGGCATCGGCATGGAGCGCATCGACGTGGTGGTGCACCCGCAGAGCATCATCCATTCGATGGTCGAATTCGTGGATGGCTCGGTGCTGGCACAGCTCAGCCGCACCGACATGTGCTTCCCGATCCAATACGCCCTCACCTGGCCGGACCGTGTGCGTGGTGGATTGAAGCCGCTGGATTTCCCGGCGCTGGCGAAGCTCGAATTCGAGGCCCCGCGCAACGACGACTTCCCAGCTTTGGAACTCGCGCGCCGCGCCGGTCTAACCGGTGGCACCCTGCCCGCCGTTTACAATGCCGCCAACGAGGTGGCCGTGGATGCCTTCCGCGCGGGCAAGCTCCCCTTCCCCGGCATCTGGGAAACCGTGCGCCGGGTGATGGACGAGCACGTGGTGGACCACGAGGCAACGCTCGACGCCGTGATCGCCGCCGACCGCTGGGCCCGCACCGCTGCCTCGGACGCGATCAGCGCCGTCGGCGCAGCATGA
- a CDS encoding DUF2264 domain-containing protein, which yields MRPSILFAVVLAFVVPVRAQQTGAQDRIYTVKALDRIARPVLSALAAGELKKNMPLGPGEEGRRKFTHLEAFGRTMVGIAPWLALGPDSSPEGRLRSEYITLSRKALVNATDPASPDRLDFSTPNQPLVDTAFLSLALLRAPDQLWKPLTPQQQTNVIAALKETRKIKPGESNWLLFSALVEAAIWHFTGECEMRPITYALEKHQQWYLGDGTYGDGPQLHWDYYNSYVIQPALIAVLEVCKEKGDPNARLLPDTVGRARRYAEVQERMISPEGTFPVIGRSSAYRFGAFQVLSLMALRHELPKEVSPAAARCALTAVIRKTLETPGTFDDKGWLRVGAVGYQPAIRDGYVSTGSLYMCTAGLLHLGLPANDPFWTAPAEPWTQKRIWAGQDVPGDHAYSDSKEK from the coding sequence ATGCGCCCTTCGATCCTTTTTGCCGTTGTCCTGGCATTCGTCGTCCCCGTCCGGGCCCAGCAAACCGGGGCGCAGGACCGGATCTACACGGTGAAGGCGCTCGACCGCATCGCCCGACCGGTGTTGTCCGCGCTGGCAGCAGGAGAGCTGAAAAAGAACATGCCGCTCGGCCCCGGCGAGGAGGGCCGCCGCAAGTTCACCCATCTGGAGGCCTTTGGCCGCACGATGGTCGGGATTGCGCCGTGGCTGGCCCTGGGACCGGATTCCTCGCCGGAAGGTCGGCTGCGCTCCGAATACATCACGCTTTCCCGAAAAGCGCTGGTCAACGCCACCGACCCAGCTTCGCCGGATCGCCTCGATTTCTCCACGCCAAACCAGCCCCTGGTGGACACGGCGTTCCTGTCGCTGGCGCTGCTGCGTGCTCCCGACCAGCTCTGGAAGCCGCTGACGCCCCAGCAGCAGACCAACGTGATCGCCGCGCTGAAGGAAACCCGGAAGATCAAGCCGGGCGAGAGCAACTGGCTGCTGTTCTCCGCGCTGGTGGAGGCCGCGATCTGGCATTTCACCGGTGAATGCGAAATGCGCCCTATCACCTACGCGCTGGAAAAGCACCAGCAGTGGTATCTGGGCGATGGCACCTACGGCGACGGCCCCCAGCTCCACTGGGACTATTACAACAGCTATGTCATCCAGCCCGCGCTGATCGCTGTGCTGGAGGTCTGCAAGGAAAAGGGCGATCCGAACGCCCGGCTGCTGCCGGATACCGTGGGCCGGGCCCGGCGCTACGCGGAGGTGCAGGAGCGGATGATTTCCCCGGAGGGCACCTTCCCGGTGATCGGGCGGTCGAGCGCCTACCGGTTCGGGGCGTTCCAAGTGCTTTCGCTGATGGCCCTGCGGCATGAACTGCCGAAGGAAGTCTCTCCCGCCGCTGCCCGCTGTGCCCTCACCGCGGTAATCCGGAAAACGCTGGAAACCCCGGGCACCTTCGATGACAAGGGCTGGCTGCGGGTCGGAGCGGTCGGCTACCAGCCCGCGATTCGGGACGGCTACGTTTCCACCGGCAGCCTTTACATGTGTACCGCCGGGCTGCTGCACCTCGGCCTGCCGGCGAATGATCCGTTCTGGACCGCGCCCGCCGAGCCTTGGACGCAGAAGCGGATCTGGGCCGGGCAAGACGTTCCCGGGGATCATGCCTACTCCGATTCCAAGGAGAAGTAG
- the rplI gene encoding 50S ribosomal protein L9 has product MANAQVILREKIEGLGSEADVVKVRAGYARNFLVPQGKAYEANKSNLRHVENLKAARAQREAAELVEAQELANKISKIKPKFTLSTGQGGKAFGSVTNIDIHKELEAAGIVIDRHAIELEKPVKKSGKTEVSVRVHPQVTATLTITVEAGEEEETEAQA; this is encoded by the coding sequence ATGGCCAACGCTCAAGTCATTCTCCGCGAAAAAATCGAAGGCCTCGGCAGCGAAGCCGATGTCGTCAAGGTGCGTGCCGGTTACGCCCGCAACTTCCTCGTTCCTCAAGGCAAGGCCTACGAAGCGAACAAGTCGAACCTCCGCCACGTCGAGAACCTGAAGGCCGCCCGCGCGCAGCGTGAAGCCGCCGAGCTGGTCGAAGCCCAGGAACTCGCCAACAAGATTTCCAAGATCAAGCCGAAGTTCACCCTTTCCACCGGTCAGGGCGGCAAGGCGTTCGGTTCCGTCACGAACATCGACATCCACAAGGAACTCGAAGCCGCTGGCATCGTGATCGACCGCCACGCGATCGAGCTCGAGAAGCCGGTCAAGAAGTCCGGCAAGACCGAGGTGTCCGTCCGCGTCCACCCGCAGGTCACCGCGACCCTCACCATCACCGTCGAAGCCGGTGAGGAAGAGGAAACCGAGGCCCAGGCCTAA
- a CDS encoding CDP-archaeol synthase, with amino-acid sequence MADSTPPPAPSKGRTFVRRAASTIGLWAVVGAAFASRWAWAYFALIAVLAILSTIEYFNMVRAAGVKCFPRFGILLSIVYTLALGWYFIFPQPPGSFGGRELPDGLDTLAIFIATAGAFTLQLRYSIKGIEALQAVALNVLGFVYVAVLFHFAARLVFVVPGDGQVPGAVLLLWVIAVTKFTDMGAYLTGTMIGRHKMIPHVSPGKTWEGFVGALFFAQLAGCGLHALCPHDLAILGGWPHVVALGFILALLAVVGDLAESVLKRSLNAKDSGHMLPGIGGALDLIDSICFTAPALFFYLKWVLH; translated from the coding sequence ATGGCCGACTCCACGCCACCACCCGCTCCATCCAAAGGCCGCACCTTCGTGCGGCGCGCCGCCAGCACCATCGGGCTCTGGGCCGTGGTCGGCGCGGCCTTCGCCAGCCGGTGGGCCTGGGCCTATTTCGCCCTGATCGCGGTGCTCGCGATCCTCTCGACCATCGAGTATTTCAACATGGTCCGGGCCGCCGGGGTGAAGTGTTTCCCACGTTTCGGCATCCTCCTTTCCATCGTCTACACCCTGGCGCTGGGCTGGTATTTCATCTTCCCGCAGCCCCCCGGCTCCTTCGGGGGCCGCGAACTGCCGGACGGCCTCGACACGCTGGCCATTTTCATCGCCACCGCAGGTGCCTTCACCCTCCAGCTCCGCTATTCGATCAAGGGCATCGAGGCCCTGCAGGCGGTCGCCTTGAACGTGCTGGGCTTCGTTTACGTCGCGGTGCTGTTCCACTTCGCCGCCCGCCTCGTGTTCGTGGTCCCGGGCGACGGCCAGGTGCCGGGCGCGGTGCTGTTGCTATGGGTGATCGCGGTCACCAAGTTCACCGACATGGGGGCCTATCTCACCGGCACGATGATCGGTCGCCACAAGATGATCCCCCATGTGAGCCCGGGCAAAACGTGGGAAGGCTTCGTCGGCGCGTTGTTCTTCGCCCAGCTCGCGGGATGCGGCCTCCACGCCCTGTGCCCGCACGACCTCGCCATCCTCGGCGGCTGGCCGCACGTGGTCGCGCTCGGCTTCATCCTGGCCCTGCTCGCGGTGGTGGGCGACCTCGCCGAAAGCGTGCTGAAGCGCAGCCTCAATGCCAAGGACTCCGGCCACATGCTGCCGGGCATCGGCGGCGCGCTCGACCTGATCGACAGCATCTGCTTCACCGCGCCCGCCTTGTTCTTCTACCTGAAATGGGTGCTCCACTGA
- a CDS encoding ABC transporter transmembrane domain-containing protein, with translation MPKPRSGSSLSSSFRWISGYLMRHKAVFLPSVVALLVTAALSLAFPWFLKDLIGNPVDALRQGVDPTTIVDKINHTLKWLIAALALQAFIGFFRVQGFIRSGESALNDLRRDIFRHLVRLPLSYFQEQRAGALSNRVSADLGVVRDTLLNTVPQFARQSVILIGGLVVVFYSSWKLSLVMLASVPVVVLAVAIFGRKVRKYSRDAQDSLAEAGTVIEETVQGIADVKAFTNEEFESRRYDRALDHFLDVTLRGAKVRAAFLSFIVFVLFGTIAGVAWFGARMLAQGQINSQEFAAFILFSVFVGASLGSFPEIISQLQLTAGATDRLRELTGTPPERAGGETTASMEGAVAFHHVAYRYPSRPDVQVLNDLSFSVEPGQRVAFVGPSGAGKSTIFSLLLSLNEPESGQVLFDGRDAAGISLESLRSNLAIVPQEVLLFGGSIRENIEYGRPGATLEQIQAAAKQANAHDFIAALPEGYDTLVGPRGTKLSGGQRQRLAIARAILADPKILLLDEATSALDAESERLVNEALERLMTGRTSLVIAHRLSTVRHADRILVVNHGKIVESGTHDELIAHGGTYKLLAETQLA, from the coding sequence ATGCCGAAGCCGCGCTCCGGGTCTTCCCTTTCCTCCTCGTTCCGCTGGATCTCCGGCTATCTGATGCGTCACAAGGCGGTGTTCCTGCCCTCCGTGGTGGCGCTGCTGGTCACCGCCGCGCTTTCGCTGGCCTTTCCCTGGTTCCTGAAAGACCTGATCGGCAATCCCGTGGACGCGCTGCGCCAAGGCGTCGATCCCACGACCATCGTCGACAAGATCAACCACACGCTGAAATGGCTGATCGCCGCGCTGGCGCTCCAAGCCTTCATCGGATTCTTCCGTGTGCAGGGGTTCATCCGCTCCGGTGAATCCGCGCTCAATGACCTGCGCCGCGACATCTTCCGCCATCTGGTGCGCCTTCCCCTTTCCTACTTCCAAGAGCAACGTGCAGGTGCCCTGAGCAACCGAGTCTCCGCCGACCTCGGCGTGGTGCGGGACACGCTCCTCAACACCGTGCCCCAGTTCGCCCGACAGAGCGTCATTCTCATCGGCGGCCTGGTGGTCGTGTTCTACTCCTCGTGGAAGCTCTCGCTGGTGATGCTCGCCAGCGTGCCGGTGGTGGTGCTGGCGGTGGCCATCTTCGGGCGGAAGGTACGGAAGTATTCCCGCGATGCCCAGGACTCGCTGGCCGAGGCCGGCACGGTGATCGAGGAAACGGTGCAGGGCATCGCCGACGTGAAGGCCTTCACCAACGAGGAGTTCGAATCCCGTCGCTACGATCGCGCGCTCGATCATTTCCTCGATGTCACGCTACGTGGTGCCAAGGTGCGCGCGGCGTTCCTGTCGTTCATCGTGTTCGTGCTGTTCGGCACCATCGCGGGCGTCGCGTGGTTCGGCGCGCGGATGCTCGCGCAGGGCCAGATCAATTCGCAGGAGTTCGCGGCCTTCATTCTGTTCTCGGTCTTCGTGGGGGCCTCGCTGGGTTCGTTCCCGGAAATCATTTCCCAGCTCCAGCTCACCGCCGGTGCCACCGACCGCCTCCGCGAACTCACCGGCACGCCGCCGGAACGTGCCGGTGGCGAGACCACCGCCAGCATGGAGGGGGCGGTGGCCTTCCACCATGTGGCCTACCGCTACCCATCCCGCCCGGACGTTCAGGTGCTGAACGATCTGAGCTTCTCGGTGGAACCGGGCCAGCGCGTGGCCTTCGTAGGGCCCTCCGGAGCTGGCAAATCGACCATCTTCTCACTGTTGCTGAGTCTCAACGAGCCGGAGTCCGGCCAAGTGCTGTTCGACGGCCGCGATGCCGCCGGGATCTCGCTGGAATCGCTGCGCTCGAACCTGGCGATCGTGCCGCAGGAAGTGCTGCTGTTCGGCGGCTCGATCCGCGAGAACATCGAATACGGCCGCCCGGGCGCGACGCTGGAACAGATCCAGGCCGCGGCCAAGCAAGCGAACGCCCACGACTTCATCGCCGCCCTTCCGGAAGGTTACGACACTTTGGTGGGCCCGCGCGGCACCAAGCTCTCCGGCGGCCAGCGCCAGCGCCTCGCAATTGCCCGTGCCATCCTCGCCGATCCGAAGATCCTACTGTTGGATGAAGCCACCTCGGCCCTCGATGCCGAGAGCGAACGCCTCGTCAACGAGGCCTTGGAGCGCCTGATGACCGGTCGCACCAGCCTGGTGATCGCCCACCGCCTTTCCACCGTCCGCCACGCCGACCGCATTCTGGTGGTCAACCACGGCAAGATCGTGGAAAGCGGCACCCACGACGAGTTGATCGCCCACGGCGGCACCTACAAGCTGCTGGCGGAAACGCAGTTGGCGTGA
- a CDS encoding nitrilase-related carbon-nitrogen hydrolase, with amino-acid sequence MNTKLRYLLAFLSGGIAVFAFPPFSWKVLVLVVWPLLFVALRGAGFKTGTRLGVVHGLVLYAIGLSWFWHIFSAISIALWLMLALFTGLAGGLIGWVSLRHRGARWLPLYAAAVWTGIEYFRSEWFYLRFPWMTPGLALGPSWLSPWIGVYGAGFVVVLVAAWWALGKAPWRCLGFAVLGLLMSPFPTTVYEAGKEVPVLTVQNENNDFVSYHDASRTSGFQDGVILWPEYSTPYEVRPEQAEWAKLKSLAADARSVVVFGTVKPLAAAKHYNVARTMDESGELGWHAKNRPVHLMDDGEPGKTAVPVKTRFGHLGTPICFDCDYTEVVRRMTVAGAEGFVVPSMDAASWSAREHLQHAELFRHRAAENARWFAIASTSGMTQFIDPRGRRVKSLPLMEPGILRGSIWLRDDRTFFNRAGWVFPWIVSGAAVIGTAALIFMGRKRRVVSSVEVFPPDAVLEGDAKR; translated from the coding sequence ATGAATACCAAGCTCCGCTACCTGCTCGCTTTCCTATCCGGCGGAATCGCGGTCTTCGCGTTTCCGCCGTTTTCGTGGAAGGTGCTGGTGCTGGTGGTTTGGCCCCTGCTGTTCGTTGCGCTCCGAGGCGCGGGCTTCAAGACTGGCACGCGGCTGGGAGTGGTCCACGGACTGGTGCTTTACGCCATCGGCCTCTCGTGGTTCTGGCATATCTTTTCCGCCATCTCGATCGCCCTGTGGCTGATGCTCGCCTTGTTCACGGGGTTGGCGGGCGGGTTGATCGGGTGGGTCAGCCTGCGCCACCGTGGTGCCCGGTGGTTGCCGCTCTACGCCGCGGCGGTGTGGACCGGCATCGAGTATTTCCGCAGCGAGTGGTTCTACCTGCGCTTTCCATGGATGACTCCGGGCTTGGCGCTCGGTCCCTCGTGGCTTTCGCCGTGGATCGGCGTGTATGGCGCAGGCTTCGTCGTGGTGCTGGTGGCGGCGTGGTGGGCGTTGGGGAAGGCTCCGTGGCGGTGCCTGGGGTTCGCGGTGCTGGGGCTTCTCATGAGCCCGTTTCCGACCACTGTCTATGAGGCGGGGAAGGAGGTGCCGGTGCTCACCGTCCAGAACGAGAACAACGACTTCGTGTCCTATCACGATGCTTCCCGCACGTCCGGATTCCAGGATGGCGTGATCCTGTGGCCGGAATACTCCACGCCTTACGAGGTCCGCCCGGAGCAGGCGGAATGGGCGAAGTTGAAGTCCCTCGCCGCCGATGCCCGTTCGGTGGTGGTCTTCGGCACGGTCAAGCCGCTGGCGGCTGCCAAGCATTACAACGTGGCCCGCACCATGGATGAGTCCGGCGAGCTCGGCTGGCACGCCAAGAACCGGCCGGTGCACCTCATGGACGACGGCGAGCCGGGGAAAACCGCCGTGCCGGTGAAGACCCGCTTCGGCCATCTCGGGACTCCGATCTGTTTCGATTGCGACTACACCGAGGTGGTACGTCGAATGACGGTCGCAGGCGCGGAGGGTTTCGTGGTGCCCAGCATGGACGCCGCCTCTTGGTCGGCCCGCGAGCATCTCCAGCACGCGGAGTTGTTCCGCCACCGCGCTGCGGAAAACGCCCGCTGGTTCGCCATCGCCTCCACTTCCGGCATGACCCAGTTCATCGATCCCCGCGGCAGGCGGGTGAAGTCGCTGCCGCTGATGGAGCCGGGGATCCTGCGCGGGAGCATCTGGCTGCGCGATGACCGGACCTTTTTCAATCGCGCGGGCTGGGTGTTCCCGTGGATCGTCAGCGGAGCGGCGGTCATCGGGACGGCGGCACTCATCTTCATGGGGAGGAAGCGGAGAGTGGTTTCGTCAGTGGAGGTATTCCCCCCTGATGCGGTTCTTGAAGGGGATGCCAAGCGGTAG
- the pyrH gene encoding UMP kinase gives MSDTTPTPAKFKRAILKLSGEALREPGSTDNISPEIVDRIALEIRDAVKSGLQLGVVVGGGNFWRGASASARGMDRATADYVGMLATVMNALAVQSSLEHHGVKCIVQSAIEMQNVAEPFIRRKAERHLEDGFVVIFAAGTGSPFFSTDTTAALRASEMRADVIFKATMVDGVYDSDPKKNPNAKRYETVSFQECLSQQLKVMDATAFSLCMDNHIPIIVFDMAPSGNVTRALLGDPIGTVVNGG, from the coding sequence ATGAGCGACACCACCCCAACCCCCGCCAAGTTCAAACGTGCCATCCTGAAACTGAGCGGCGAGGCACTGCGCGAACCGGGCTCCACGGACAACATCTCGCCCGAGATCGTCGACCGCATCGCGCTTGAGATCCGGGACGCCGTGAAGAGCGGTCTCCAGCTCGGCGTCGTGGTGGGTGGTGGCAACTTCTGGCGCGGTGCTTCGGCTTCCGCCCGCGGCATGGACCGCGCCACCGCCGACTACGTGGGCATGCTCGCCACCGTGATGAACGCGCTGGCCGTCCAGAGCTCTCTGGAGCACCACGGAGTGAAGTGCATCGTGCAGTCCGCCATTGAGATGCAGAATGTCGCCGAGCCGTTCATCCGCCGCAAGGCCGAGCGTCATCTTGAGGACGGCTTCGTCGTCATCTTCGCCGCCGGCACCGGCAGCCCGTTCTTCTCCACCGACACCACCGCCGCCCTGCGCGCCAGCGAGATGCGTGCCGACGTGATCTTCAAGGCGACCATGGTGGACGGCGTCTATGACTCCGATCCGAAGAAGAACCCGAACGCCAAGCGTTACGAAACCGTCTCCTTCCAGGAGTGCCTTTCCCAGCAGTTGAAGGTCATGGATGCCACCGCCTTCAGTCTCTGCATGGACAACCACATTCCGATCATCGTGTTCGACATGGCGCCTTCCGGCAATGTCACCCGAGCCCTGCTCGGCGACCCGATCGGCACGGTGGTCAACGGCGGCTGA
- the frr gene encoding ribosome recycling factor — MSAEDTLLETDDAMQKAVEYLLHEFSAVRTGKATPALIENIDVFVRAYNSVMKLKGLAIITTPDARMLEVKAFDPTTTQDIERAIRESKLGLNPAAAGTSLRIPIPELSEERRRDMVKLVKQLAEESKVRIRAARKEGIDAGKKLKASNLLTEDGQKDLEAEIQEYTNKYVKEIDSHTAHKEAELMKV; from the coding sequence ATGAGCGCTGAAGACACCCTGCTCGAAACCGACGATGCCATGCAGAAGGCCGTCGAGTATCTCCTCCACGAATTTTCCGCCGTCCGCACCGGCAAGGCCACCCCGGCCCTGATCGAGAACATCGACGTGTTCGTGCGCGCCTACAATAGCGTGATGAAGCTCAAGGGCCTCGCCATCATCACCACTCCGGACGCCCGCATGCTGGAGGTGAAGGCCTTCGACCCCACCACCACCCAGGACATCGAGCGCGCCATCCGCGAGTCGAAACTGGGTCTCAACCCTGCCGCCGCCGGCACCTCGCTCCGCATCCCGATCCCGGAACTGTCCGAGGAACGCCGCCGCGACATGGTGAAGCTGGTCAAGCAGCTCGCGGAGGAATCCAAGGTCCGCATCCGTGCCGCCCGCAAGGAAGGCATCGACGCCGGCAAGAAGCTCAAGGCCAGCAACCTCCTCACCGAGGATGGTCAAAAGGACCTCGAAGCCGAGATCCAGGAATACACCAACAAGTATGTGAAGGAGATCGACTCCCACACCGCCCACAAGGAAGCGGAGTTGATGAAGGTGTAA